Within the Eucalyptus grandis isolate ANBG69807.140 chromosome 1, ASM1654582v1, whole genome shotgun sequence genome, the region GCCTAGCCATACTGATATTGTTCAAATATGAGTAGACTAAGGAAATGTGCCACAAATACACTTTCATTCACATCAGATTGCTTCAAAACAGACAAATGTTTTCATGTAAGAAAACCCCTCTTCAGAAGCTAATCTGGGTAGAGTTCCAGGAGTAAGCTCTAATTTTTACCCATTACATACCTTGCCTTCTTTAGAGGTATAGGTTCCAAGCTCAGAGTATAAGATAATGTGAGAAACGAAATTGTTGACTGAGACAGGGTGACATGGAAGATGATATGTTGTATCACTtaggaaaaaaacaagagatCAAAAGCCTTTGCACAGAGAGCATGAGATAGCTTTGAGTCTTttccaaaagagagaaaaaaagggtgGGGGAGGGTGTTACTTGGAGTACTGCAGCGATTCTGTATTAAAAGATAACTGAGGGAGGGTGAGGGTTGTATTCAACCACAGAGAACTACATAGACAACAAAATTTTGACTATAAAGGGCAATCCACTCGAGACTAGCAAGACATCAAGTGGTGTAATTGGGACAAAGCATTGAAAAACTGTTTTGTGCTTTCCATGCGTGTAGAGTTAAACCTAGCAGTCTTACATGCTAGCTAATGGtttagatagaaaaaaaaaaggcttatgCCAATAATGAATTAGATGTATCACTGGAGCCACACCACAGCCTTAGATCAAATCAAAGAACAAGTCACTGTAAGTCATTTATTAAGCCTGCCCATGATCATAAAAAACTCAATTCCTTTATGTCAGTGGAGATTAACATGGTACTTGAGCAATGATGGTTACCCTACAGTACTTATTCACTTTCTACATTACTAGCCATTGCACTCTTCTCCTTTTTGGACCGTGCCCCATGTATTTTCTCAAGTACCATGCTTTGCTCAATATAGTATTACCGTCTTTTCCATGTATTTGACTATTGGGCTATGAGAAAATTATACTTTAGCTTTGACAGatgtttttccattttgaaaagGTAATGTAAAAGGGTCTCCAATTAGATAAGTGCTAACTAGAATCTTGCACCAAACGAAAAAACTTCGACAGAATAAGTGCATGTTACAAAGTCAATAAAGTTGAGCACAATACCCAATAAGTGGTGCAATTTCACAGCCATTTGATTAGCAGATCTTCTTTCTGCACTACTAGAGAACTCCATTTTAACAACTTCATGAGTAGCAGACATGACTTCTTCCTTTGCTTTCATGGAGAGAATGAAGTAAGTGGGCCCATGGATGGTGCTCAAATCCACTACCTGAAGTAGTAAAACAAAACAGAATTTTTATAGTTCATGTTTCAaacaagaaattattatttctaAAGCAGACAGAACTTAATATGAGAAACTGACAATATCTATGGAATGAACATTTAAGGAGGGCATAATTCATTCAAAAAAATCTTGTAAAGGGAAATAGAAAGAGCTTAAGGGTACACTATTATAGACTTCCCAGCTTTGATTTACCcaaaaaatcttatttaaaagGCATAACTCACAGGCGAGGCCCATAATAAGTGCATCAAGACACAATTTCAACTCTATCAAGCACCTCTTTTTCTACGATACAGCAGGATGAATCAAAAAAGCACAGCCACTTAGCAACTGCCTTACAAGACAATTTCATTCTATGATACTAAAGTGACTTACCTGCTGCAACCATGGAACAATGGGGCCCACAGACCTTTGCTCCATGAAGAATGAAGCCAGAGTACAAAGAAGGTCACTAGCAGTTTTCTGTGATAAACTATCCAGAACAGGACCAGTTGCGTTGACAAGCTCATTCAGAACATGCTCATCACCTAATATCAGAGCTTCAGCATATGCAGATTCGAGGTCACCTTCACGGAGAAAATCCCTGATATGCTTCCACACACTATTCTTAGTGGGACCATTATGTCTAGCATTTGCACCTGAATCTCCTTTTCTTTGAACACTAACGATGCTTTGTGCTCCCTGCACTGAGAATTTATGACAATCCTTACCCAAATGACTCCTGGACGACCTCGTACTGGAAGCCATCCACACATCCGCATCTTGCTTTAAATTTGCTGATTTGCTCCAGTTCCTATCAAGTGAATTGTTATCCCCAAATTCACTCTTCCTCCGGGTCATAATGGAAGGCCGTTTTTGTTGCATATCCACTGATGTCCGGGGGGTACATAGAGAAAGTCTTGGGGAATCAATACTTTCATCTTTTCTCATACATTTGGAGCCTCCCATAGAAGCATATCCATCCTCATGAATATAGTCCTGCGATATTCTTCCAACAGCAAGCTCTAAAGCAATCACTTTTGACTTTATGAGAGACAAGCTTTCACTCGTGCTGGTGGTGAACACCTGAATTTTATCTTCACATGAGCAAGGATGTAGTGGTTTCTTACTTCTTATAGACTTCAATACATGCACAAGCATGCTGACACCAAGAATAATCAGTGCTTTCAACGGACGAAAAAGCagtatccaagaagaaaattgaacttCAAGATAGGTTATAACAAAGCATGATAATTCTAGAATGGACAAGGCTAAGTGGCTAACTAGCAAGGAGGCACATCATGGCAGGTAAATCAGGATAATTAGTTATTCGGAGCATGGTTTCTTAGCtacgagaaaagaaaataagttaaACTTGCGGTTAGCCAATAAAATATAGATGATGTTCACTGCAACTGCACACACCATGGTAGACACACATTATAGttgttaaaacattaaaaaggtaaaatttATGTCACCTGCAACATATCCAACAAATTTGACTGTTTTTTCTCTATCGCCAAAAGCTGTTTGCGAATGGAAATCATTTCATTTGCTGCTTTCTGACAACATCCAAACATGGCTGGATAGCTGGATTCTGTCACCGTAGAATCAAGACTTCTGCGATCCTGCACTGTAAATGGATACATGTGTCCCTCGCTGCTAACTTCTTCGGTGACATGCTGATGACTGGTTCCACGGAAATCATGAGAACTCTCATCAATATAGCCTTTAGAAACAGTCATGATCTTGGTCTTGAAACTATCAGCACCAAGATTGGAAACAGAGGAGCACTCCTGTTGGTCATCTATGATACCATAATCATAAACATCATCTTGCATGCTCGTGACGTCGGCACTTATTCTCTCTGCTCCATTGGTAACAAAACTACCTTCAGGTTCATGTTCTTCACAATGTTTGACAGACATCTTTGTGTTTCTTGGAACCGCAATTTCTACATTCCAATCCTCCGGTTTTGGATGTTCTTGCTTCTCCACAAAATTTTGACATGCTTTTCTAGCGCTTAACCCAATCCTCTTCTTCATTAAATCTCGACCCACACTTTTTAAGATGGCCACCCGCCCGGATTCACTTGCACTAGTCAAATCACTTAAGTCACCGCCGTAATTGTTTCCTGAagtaaatgcatgtttagaccAATGAAAGAAGTGAATACAAAAAGGGCATATGAAAACAACTTAGAAAGAACACTACTTTAAAGTCGTTTCTCCTCACAtgaccaaaagtcaactatTCAAATTAACAGATGTCAAAAGTAAAAGCTATAAGATGTTATCCTGCTTGTGTCTACAGCCAACATCCAACCAACCAAAGATGCATGGTAATTCCATTTGTAAAGCATGGACCAGCATCTCAAATTGATAAGTACATTGTATATACTACTATCCCTGGCTTTCAGGAAAACCAGACCGTCACTCACATAACTAGACATAAAATATCTACTCGCTTAAAACAAACAGTTTAAAGCCGTAGTAACTGTCAATATTACCTTACAAGAAACTGCTACGGTGAATATAAAACATTCCATATAGATAAAGCATCTGTTAAATTTCTATGAACTTCATTGGAATCTTGGAACTCCACATAACGTGGTGGTAATTCTTTTGTCTTGAGTCCAAGCAAACCATTCTTTTGTCTTGAGTTTACACTAGAAGGCAAAAAGAATTATATTCAAAGTGATGCAAAGCAAGAACAAGTGGCAAAAGTTATATGGACTTTTCGAAAAGAAATCGTCCAAATTCAAACAACTTTTGAAATAATCCCAATTTCTCATTCCTTCGACACAGAGACATAGGAAGCAGTAAAAAATATGCAGGATATGTGTGCATGTTTAACTTTAGCAGCTTTAGTTATCCTTTTACTCTCCCTTCTTGAATATTGACACAGAAATAAGTTAAGGTTTGTCAAAAATGAAGTTTGGGAAAAAGGTAACATGAAGTGATAGGCATCATTATGGTCTTACGCATGCATTTTCCAAAATTGACAGTGAAGCAAAACAGAAAAAGTTCAATACGACAATGCTGACCAGGTATGGTTGTCCAAACATTTGTAGATAGTAAAGCATATGGCTACCTAAACTTTCAGGCAGCTTAAGAAAAAATTGGGAGACAAAAGGGGATACACATTTATCTAGTGTACATTATCTCCATGGCAAGACATATTACCCAGGCTACTTGTGAACATAAGTGAAACCAACTAAGAAGACAAATCAAAACTTGATTAATAAGATTAAAGAAACAATTGAACCAAGAAAACCACTCATTGAGTTGAGGCTATATATGCAAGCCCTAGAATGATGGTGCATTCTCTTTCAGATGATTTGTAAAAGAACAATCAATTCATTTCCTTTAGTTACACATGTACGTACAGGCATATGCCTTTACAAAGAAACAATACTAGTTGAATAAGAAACATAAGCAGAACAGTGCAAAGTCAGGCCACACAGTTTACATCAGTTCATAGTTTCTAGAGGTAGAGCAAACCTATGGATTTTTAATCACGAGAGTATATAGCCAACATCTTTCCACAAAATTCTTAGtaccaaaaaatgaaagaaaaatagtcTGAACCTTTAACAGAAGATCCACACTCTGATGGTTCAGGATGATCCTGACCAGGAATATTTTTCCAGCAATGTAATGCTTGCAAAACTGTGTCCCTCACTGgtttaacctaattaaaataataattactcAGATATGATCAAGATATATTTGTTAAAGGAACAGAAGAAGAGTTATCTCAATGAGAAACCTTATCAAAACGACATGCTTCGAGGGACTGTACACAGGACGCCTTAAAAGTTCCCAAGTAACATCCACCACTCGAAGCAATTTCTGCTAATGCTAAAGAAGCAGCTTTACGCGTAGCCCAATCGCTGCTTTTTAATGCTTCTTGAATACTAGTTAGTGCAGCAGACAAACCATTCGCCGTTGCAGCACCACCTGCCTGGAAGAGAGAGAACTTCTCTGAAGAGACTTCCTTTGCATACAGTAAAAATATGTGAACAAAAAGTAGATTTAACCTATCTATAAAATGATATCTAAGCCTACTATTGGTCAAAAGAACGCGCAGATATCATCTCCCTCTGTCAGTTGCACTCAGAAATAAACATTCATCCACAAGTTGTGCAGTGTAGGATGAAGAAAATGCTGGTCTTTCCCCCTTCTGTAAATATCGATGTGCTAATGAGAGAAAATAGCATATGTCAAGAACAGTCCCCAGATGACAGCAGAATACAAGAAAGATGgaccaaaaattcaaattgcatgTACTAACACCTGACTAAGGTAATTTACTCCAAGAACATCCCAAACTGACATAGCCATACGACAttcaaaaaagcaaaaggaaccACACAAACACACAAGATCCCTGAAAAACTCGAAATCGTACCATAAACAAAACGTGGCAAGTTTCACCTCGTCAAAATCATAAGTAAAATTACCTGAATGATACTTCTATTTAGCTCAATGACTGCTGCTTTGGCCATGAAATGTGGATTCCTGAGTAACTTCGCTGTTCGAGTCAAGATGCGCTGTAGAATTGATACCGGAGGGTCACCGGTACAGTCAATGACCCTTGCCAAACACAATGCCGAACCCGACTGCACCTGCTTATTCTGCTCGCCCAAGGATTCAAAAAGCGGCCTCACCAACGTGATAAAAATCTGGCCTCTCTCGCCAGGGTGGTTAGTTAAGGACGAAGCCAAAACGCCCATCGTCTGCACACAAGCATCCCTCACACCCGAGTCTGAGTCCTTGAGCCGTTTGACAAGGCTAGAGACCATCTTAACAAGATACGGGCCGATGAGACCCTCGTGAGATTTTACCAATGTCCCTATCAGCCGAATACATTCCCTTCTGATAGCACATTTCTGTTCGGAATCAGTGTCGAGTATGCAGGAGAGGAACGGGGCTATAGTGTCGGAATTCAAGCTCTCAGCTGCCTTCTCCAATTCCTCGACTCCAATTTGATGCGTATCTCTGTCGGCGACCTTGTTGAGGGCGAGAACCACCTTCTGCTTCAGCTCGAAGACAACCTGTTGAGGAGTCGCCCTACCAGACCCTCTCCCTCTTACGGACGACTGGTTCTTCATCCTAACAAGAAACCGAGAGCAAGAGCACCTACTCCGCACAAGTTAGAATCACCGTCTTGCTACATTGGCTAAGAGTGATATTCACGGCATTCCATTTCCAACAACGACTCGACGCACTTAATGCCACAATCGACCTTTGCCGTTGAAGACACCATACCGATCCTGtcatgcaaaaaaagaaaaaaaaaaagaaaaaaaaggaaggagttttagttgaagaacaaagaacaaaCTGCAATATCTCAAAAGTTTTCGGCTGACCACATTACAAGAAGTGAGCAACTTCGGCAAAGTTAAGGGAAGCACATCTTAATAATCCACAACTCATGGAGCCCCAGGGAAAACTCCAATCTCTTGGTTCCGAGAGAAaggaattcgagatgagcagcCTAGACAGGAGGAGTAACCAAAGGGGGGAAGGAGACCTATCATGGATGGCGATCGAACTTGCGAAGAGCTTTCCATGAAATGGTAACCAACCCCCCAAGAAGTAAAAAGGCAAAGAGGAATGATTCCAACTCCTTAAGAGTGGGAGGGTGCGTACCAGTTACAAccagcgagcgagcgagcgagcgagcagagagagagagaagaggaagaggaagaggaagaggaagaggaagaggagaagaagcgCACACGCAGAGAGAGAGTCAAGTGACGGAaagcataaataaataaataaaaataatcggtATCATCAGATTCATCACCACATTCAAATTCACTTGAAGTCGCTATCTGTGATCGGAGGGGGGGAATCTCGATGCGGCGAGACTGAGAGAAATGAGAATCCCGGATATCCTACTTCGAGGAtcgagatcgagagagagagagagagagcacccAACTTTTTGCTTTCaaggatttgatttttttggggcTTCAAATTTCGCGCTTCTCCCACTCCCCTCCCTGGCGATTTGAAACGACGAGGAGATGGAGCGGGGTGTGGGGGGGCCGTCTTCGCTGTGGGCCGGAGCTGCCTCTCCGCCTttttgggctctctctctctctcttccttgttCTCTCCACTGTTAACTGTCCGCGAAACTTCCCCACTCCtcaccataaaaaattctaCTTCATCGACAGATAATTCCTCGGAACACGTAATCAACCTTCGTCTCCATGTTTCTCCTGTTTATCTGATACTTGAGAACAGCTAATAGCCTCGGAGACACACAATTTGATATCTAATCTAACAATCTTTTCAAGACTGATTTGGCAGTTTATAATTTAACTGAATTTGCCCTCGTGTATGAATTTATTGACGTGTTCGACTAATGACTAGCGTTCTTATCATTCATTTGGATGAAGGCATAATTTACTATAGTTGAATATTATTCGATAGAAAGTATCGGTGGCTCTAATTTCCCTCCTGCTATATATGCTAAAGACTTCTTTGGAACTTCTACGAATGCTGCTTTCGTGAAATTCTTCCAATGAGTAAATGTGTTTCCATTTCCTACTCCAGACAATTAATCATCGTGATCAAAAATTCGCCTTCAATTAATTTCTTTATCACTAGTTTAGTAAATTTTA harbors:
- the LOC104435882 gene encoding TORTIFOLIA1-like protein 2 isoform X1, giving the protein MKNQSSVRGRGSGRATPQQVVFELKQKVVLALNKVADRDTHQIGVEELEKAAESLNSDTIAPFLSCILDTDSEQKCAIRRECIRLIGTLVKSHEGLIGPYLVKMVSSLVKRLKDSDSGVRDACVQTMGVLASSLTNHPGERGQIFITLVRPLFESLGEQNKQVQSGSALCLARVIDCTGDPPVSILQRILTRTAKLLRNPHFMAKAAVIELNRSIIQAGGAATANGLSAALTSIQEALKSSDWATRKAASLALAEIASSGGCYLGTFKASCVQSLEACRFDKVKPVRDTVLQALHCWKNIPGQDHPEPSECGSSVKGNNYGGDLSDLTSASESGRVAILKSVGRDLMKKRIGLSARKACQNFVEKQEHPKPEDWNVEIAVPRNTKMSVKHCEEHEPEGSFVTNGAERISADVTSMQDDVYDYGIIDDQQECSSVSNLGADSFKTKIMTVSKGYIDESSHDFRGTSHQHVTEEVSSEGHMYPFTVQDRRSLDSTVTESSYPAMFGCCQKAANEMISIRKQLLAIEKKQSNLLDMLQVFTTSTSESLSLIKSKVIALELAVGRISQDYIHEDGYASMGGSKCMRKDESIDSPRLSLCTPRTSVDMQQKRPSIMTRRKSEFGDNNSLDRNWSKSANLKQDADVWMASSTRSSRSHLGKDCHKFSVQGAQSIVSVQRKGDSGANARHNGPTKNSVWKHIRDFLREGDLESAYAEALILGDEHVLNELVNATGPVLDSLSQKTASDLLCTLASFFMEQRSVGPIVPWLQQVVDLSTIHGPTYFILSMKAKEEVMSATHEVVKMEFSSSAERRSANQMAVKLHHLLGTGS
- the LOC104435882 gene encoding TORTIFOLIA1-like protein 2 isoform X2, with amino-acid sequence MKNQSSVRGRGSGRATPQQVVFELKQKVVLALNKVADRDTHQIGVEELEKAAESLNSDTIAPFLSCILDTDSEQKCAIRRECIRLIGTLVKSHEGLIGPYLVKMVSSLVKRLKDSDSGVRDACVQTMGVLASSLTNHPGERGQIFITLVRPLFESLGEQNKQVQSGSALCLARVIDCTGDPPVSILQRILTRTAKLLRNPHFMAKAAVIELNRSIIQAGGAATANGLSAALTSIQEALKSSDWATRKAASLALAEIASSGGCYLGTFKASCVQSLEACRFDKVKPVRDTVLQALHCWKNIPGQDHPEPSECGSSVKGNNYGGDLSDLTSASESGRVAILKSVGRDLMKKRIGLSARKACQNFVEKQEHPKPEDWNVEIAVPRNTKMSVKHCEEHEPEGSFVTNGAERISADVTSMQDDVYDYGIIDDQQECSSVSNLGADSFKTKIMTVSKGYIDESSHDFRGTSHQHVTEEVSSEGHMYPFTVQDRRSLDSTVTESSYPAMFGCCQKAANEMISIRKQLLAIEKKQSNLLDMLQVFTTSTSESLSLIKSKVIALELAVGRISQDYIHEDGYASMGGSKCMRKDESIDSPRLSLCTPRTSVDMQQKRPSIMTRRKSEFGDNNSLDRNWSKSANLKQDADVWMASSTRSSRSHLGKDCHKFSVQGAQSIVSVQRKGDSGANARHNGPTKNSVWKHIRDFLREGDLESAYAEALILGDEHVLNELVNATGPVLDSLSQKTASDLLCTLASFFMEQRSVGPIVPWLQQVVDLSTIHGPTYFILSMKAKEEVMSATHEVVKMEFSSSAERRSANQMAVKLHHLLGG